The genomic segment GGGTACGGGAACGTTAAGCCGCGCGGGACCGGGAAACTGCCGTTCGAGAAGTAACCCCGCGGAGCGGCGCGTGGACGTCACGTTGGTGTGGGTGATCGTCGTCGCGGCACTGGTGATCTGGTTCGTCGCGAAACCGGACGCGGTGTTCGTCGTGCGCGTGCGCGCTGGTCACGCGGAGGCCACGGCTGGCACCGTCACGACCGCGTTTTGTGCGGCGGTCGTGGACGTGTGCCAGGAGTTCGGCGTGCGGGCCGGGCAGGTACGCGGCGTGGCCCGCGGCCGGCGCATCGCGCTGCGGTTCTCCACCCATTTCCCGCCCGCGGCCCAACAACGGCTGCGCAACTGGTGGGCCGTGTACGGTTGGTCCGCACCCCGCCGCTGACTTGAGCAACGGGAACCAGTCGCGGCGGGTGTGAAAATGACCGCCCCGGTTCGTCTAGTCAATAACCACACCGTTGGCGCGCGTTTCGCAACGCGTGCTTTCCTCTCTGCGGTGTAACGCAAGCGGAACCCTCTTCGTTCGGGTCTCACCGGGGCCGGTCGTCCCCGGCGGGATCGTCACGTACCCAGGGCATTCTCGAGGTCCAGCGATGCCATTCCCGAGCGCGAACGCGGACAAATCCCGGCGACAGTTCCTGGCGACGGCCGCGGCCGGTGCGGCGGGGCTGTGGGCACGTCCCGCTTTCGGTCAGCAGAACAAAGCCGGCGGAAAATCCAGGTTGGACGCGGCCGTTAGCCGCGGGCTCGAATGGCTCAAGAAGGGAC from the Frigoriglobus tundricola genome contains:
- a CDS encoding DUF3634 family protein, whose protein sequence is MDVTLVWVIVVAALVIWFVAKPDAVFVVRVRAGHAEATAGTVTTAFCAAVVDVCQEFGVRAGQVRGVARGRRIALRFSTHFPPAAQQRLRNWWAVYGWSAPRR